In a genomic window of Diabrotica undecimpunctata isolate CICGRU chromosome 2, icDiaUnde3, whole genome shotgun sequence:
- the LOC140433369 gene encoding uncharacterized protein codes for MMIRDLAKNGSISLLPINKEKYISFTINDSEFSIRLRFVDSLRFLNSSLDKLAATLQPEDLRYLSSEFPNTTPEQMEILKRKGIFPYEYIDSFNKLNETQLPSIDKFYSSLSGEHISKNMYHHAQNVWQSFGIKNILEYSMLYMKTDIMLLTCIFENFRQKCRSTYGLDPAWYYTRPGFSWDAMLKYTGCKLELLNDIDKIMFIEKAIRGGISQVSNRYSEANNKYMHNYDPSKPSEYVLYLDVNNLYGWAMSQFLPYGGFEWVDTNIDVLSIPDDGDTGYILQVDLEYPEHLHDLHRDLPFCCEHRVPPRSKLPKLMTTLYHKKEYTLHYRNLKQALNAGFKLTKIHKVLKFKQSAWLKPYIDLNTKLRTAATTAFKKKRWKTLGNIAL; via the coding sequence atgatgattagagatctagcgaaaaatggtagtatcagcttactaccaataaataaggaaaagtatatttcatttacaataaACGATTCTGAATTCAGTATTAGGTTGAGGTTCGTTGATtcactgagatttttaaattcatcattggacaagttggctgccacattgcaacctgaggatttaagatatttatctagcgaatttccaaataccactcccgaacaaatggaaatattgaaaagaaaaggcatattcccatacgaatatattgattctttcaataaattgaatgaaacgcaactgccatcaattgataaattttacagctcattatcgggtgaacacatctccaaaaatatgtatcatcatgctcagaatgtttggcagtcattcggtattaaaaatattttggaatatagtatgttgtacatgaaaactgatattatgttattgacttgcatttttgaaaattttcgacaaaaatgtcgaagtacatacggtcttgatcctgcatggtactataccaggcctggattttcttgggatgcaatgcttaaatatactggatgtaaacttgaactactgaatgatatcgataaaatcatgtttattgagaaagctatccgaggtggtataagtcaagtaagtaatcggtattctgaggcaaataacaaatacatgcataattatgatccatcaaagcctagtgaatatgtgctatatttagatgtcaacaatttgtatggttgggcaatgtctcaattcttaccatatgggggtttcgagtgggtcgataccaatattgatgtcttgtctattcctgatgatggagatacaggatacatactacaagtggatttggaatacccagaacacttgcatgacttacatcgagatttaccgttttgttgcgaacatcgtgtgccaccaagaagtaagcttccaaaacttatgaccaccttgtaccataaaaaagagtacactttgcactatcgcaatctaaaacaagctctgaatgcaggattcaaactaacaaaaatccataaagtgttgaaattcaaacagagcgcttggcttaagccatatatcgatcttaatacaaaattgcgtactgcagcaactacagcatttaaaaaaaaacggtgGAAAACATTAGGAAACATCGCATTGTAA